A stretch of Polypterus senegalus isolate Bchr_013 chromosome 3, ASM1683550v1, whole genome shotgun sequence DNA encodes these proteins:
- the LOC120525873 gene encoding pepsin A-like, with protein sequence MKLLVFLALIGLSECLVKLHLQKGKTVREILKEKGLLDDFLRKHPYNPLSKFQGYGVVSNEPMTNYLDMSYFGTISIGTPPQSFTVIFDTGSANLWVPSVYCNSQACSNHNKFNPSQSQTYQATSTSVSIQYGTGSMTGFLAYDTVDVAGINVANQIFGLSTSEPGSFLYYAQFDGILGLAYPSISSSSATPVFDNMMSQNLVNQDLFSFYLSPDGQSGSVVTFGGVDPNYYSGSINWVPLTSESYWQIQVDYIQVNGQTVACSQGCQAIVDTGTSLLSGPPTPISNIQNAIGISYNVNCQNIPNLPEVIIGINGVQYPLPASAYIIQSDGGQECTSGFQSMDIPTSSGELWILGDVFIRVYYSIFDRANNMVGLAQAV encoded by the exons ATGAAGCTGCTAGTATTCCTCGCCTTAATTGGGCTCTCTGAGTGCCTTGTCAA GCTCCATCTGCAGAAAGGCAAGACAGTGAGAGAAATCCTTAAGGAAAAGGGCCTTCTGGATGACTTCCTGAGGAAACATCCCTATAACCCACTGTCCAAATTTCAGGGCTATGGCGTGGTTTCAAATGAACCTATGACCAACTATTTGGAT ATGTCTTATTTTGGAACCATCTCCATTGGAACCCCACCTCAGAGTTTCACAGTTATCTTTGATACTGGATCTGCTAACCTGTGGGTTCCCTCTGTTTACTGCAACAGCCAGGCCTGCA GTAATCACAACAAATTCAACCCAAGTCAATCCCAAACCTATCAGGCTACCAGCACTTCTGTCTCTATCCAGTATGGCACTGGAAGCATGACTGGCTTTTTGGCCTATGACACTGTAGAT GTTGCAGGCATTAATGTGGCTAACCAAATCTTCGGCTTGAGCACCTCTGAGCCTGGCTCCTTCCTCTATTATGCTCAGTTTGATGGCATTTTGGGACTGGCTTACCCCTCAATCTCCTCTTCAAGTGCCACACCTGTCTTTGACAACATGATGAGCCAGAATCTGGTGAACCAGGACCTGTTCTCTTTCTACCTCTCTCC tgatggtcagtctggcaGCGTAGTGACCTTTGGTGGTGTCGATCCAAATTACTACAGTGGCAGCATCAACTGGGTGCCCCTCACATCTGAGTCCTACTGGCAAATCCAGGTTGACTA catTCAGGTGAATGGACAAACAGTTGCCTGCTCTCAGGGATGCCAAGCCATTGTTGACACTGGAACGTCACTCCTGTCTGGACCCCCGACTCCAATCTCTAACATTCAAAATGCAATTGGCATCTCG TACAACGTCAACTGCCAGAATATTCCCAACCTGCCTGAGGTTATCATTGGAATCAATGGAGTCCAGTATCCTCTGCCTGCTTCTGCATACATTATCCAG AGTGATGGTGGCCAAGAGTGCACCAGCGGTTTCCAGTCCATGGATATTCCAACATCCTCTGGAGAACTTTGGATCCTGGGTGACGTCTTCATCAGAGTCTATTACTCTATTTTTGACAGAGCAAATAACATGGTTGGCCTGGCTCAAGCAGTTTAA